In Canis lupus familiaris isolate Mischka breed German Shepherd chromosome 24, alternate assembly UU_Cfam_GSD_1.0, whole genome shotgun sequence, a single genomic region encodes these proteins:
- the LOC119877482 gene encoding 60S ribosomal protein L27a codes for MPSRLRKTRKLRGHVSHGHGRIGKHRKHPGGRGNAGGMHHHRINFDKYHPGYFGKVGMRHYHLKRNQSFCPTVNLDKLWTLVSEQTRVNAAKNKTGAAPIIDVVRSGYYKVLGKGKLPKQPVIVKAKFFSRRAEEKIKGVGGACVLVA; via the coding sequence ATGCCATCCAGACTGAGGAAGACCCGGAAACTTCGGGGCCACGTGAGCCATGGCCACGGCCGCATCGGCAAACACCGGAAGCACCCAGGAGGCCGGGGTAATGCTGGTGGCATGCATCATCACAGGATCAACTTCGACAAATATCACCCAGGTTACTTCGGAAAAGTCGGTATGAGACATTACCACTTAAAGAGGAACCAGAGCTTCTGCCCAACTGTCAACCTTGATAAACTGTGGACCTTAGTCAGTGAGCAGACACGGGTAAATGCTGCCAAAAACAAGACTGGAGCTGCTCCTATTATCGATGTGGTGCGATCGGGCTACTACAAAGTTTTGGGAAAGGGAAAGCTCCCAAAACAGCCTGTCATCGTGAAGGCCAAATTCTTCAGTAGAAGAGCTGAGGAGAAGATAAAGGGTGTGGGGGGCGCCTGCGTTCTAGTAGCTTGA